From a single Terriglobia bacterium genomic region:
- the hemW gene encoding radical SAM family heme chaperone HemW codes for MALSIYISVPFCRSKCTYCNFASGVFSAAQMGAYVERLSADMRAKRAVAEESGAEIPEPVDTIYLGGGTPSLLPPDELKKLFFNLRQEYKVLPKVEITVECAPGTITDQIIHTLTTRGVNRVSLGVQSFVDQEAASVARLHTRATVLDDIERLRKAGISNINVDLIAGLPHQTRESWEYSLDQAISSGVPHVSVYMLEVDEDSRLGRELMAGGTRYHAHHVPDDDLTAEFYETACRKLETAGVQQYEISNFARAGFESLHNLKYWTRQPYLGFGVDAHSMLPASEKLRAQGTDCVRFATSDSYDQFLAGPQIAASPVSVEQALEESFFLGLRLNRGISVSELHQRFGKRMDAQSLVIEGLVLAGLLSDDGNKIRLTPRGRLLSNEVFEKFIVERQTAISPPDR; via the coding sequence TGCCGCTCCAAGTGCACGTACTGCAACTTTGCCTCCGGAGTGTTCTCCGCGGCGCAGATGGGCGCATACGTTGAGCGGCTGAGCGCTGACATGCGCGCCAAGCGTGCCGTGGCCGAGGAAAGCGGAGCAGAGATTCCTGAGCCGGTGGACACCATCTACCTTGGCGGCGGGACGCCCAGCCTGCTTCCGCCGGACGAGTTGAAGAAGCTGTTCTTCAATTTGCGGCAAGAGTACAAAGTCCTGCCCAAAGTCGAGATCACGGTGGAGTGCGCGCCCGGCACCATCACGGACCAGATCATCCACACGCTGACGACGCGCGGCGTGAATCGCGTGAGCCTGGGCGTGCAATCGTTTGTGGACCAGGAAGCAGCGTCGGTGGCGCGTCTGCACACGCGGGCCACGGTCCTCGACGACATCGAGCGCCTGCGCAAAGCCGGGATCAGCAACATCAACGTTGACCTGATCGCCGGACTGCCTCACCAGACGCGCGAGAGCTGGGAATACTCGCTGGACCAGGCGATTTCGAGCGGCGTCCCGCATGTGAGCGTGTACATGCTGGAAGTGGATGAAGATTCGCGGCTGGGACGCGAGCTGATGGCCGGCGGAACCAGGTACCACGCGCACCACGTTCCCGACGACGACCTGACGGCCGAATTCTATGAGACCGCTTGCCGCAAGCTGGAAACGGCGGGTGTCCAGCAGTATGAAATTTCCAACTTCGCTCGCGCAGGCTTTGAGTCGCTCCACAACCTGAAGTATTGGACGCGCCAGCCATATCTCGGCTTCGGCGTGGACGCGCACTCCATGCTGCCGGCGTCGGAGAAGCTTCGCGCGCAAGGCACGGATTGCGTGCGGTTCGCGACCAGCGATTCCTACGATCAATTCCTGGCTGGCCCGCAGATCGCGGCGTCGCCGGTTTCGGTGGAGCAGGCGCTGGAGGAGAGTTTCTTTCTAGGGTTGCGGCTGAATCGCGGCATCAGCGTGTCCGAGCTGCACCAAAGGTTTGGGAAACGAATGGACGCGCAGTCGCTGGTCATCGAGGGGCTTGTTTTGGCCGGTCTTCTCTCGGACGACGGCAACAAGATACGGTTGACGCCGCGCGGGCGCTTGCTGTCGAATGAAGTGTTTGAGAAGTTCATCGTAGAGCGGCAAACGGCGATTTCTCCGCCGGATAGATGA
- a CDS encoding low specificity L-threonine aldolase: MPSKLTQPAPAAAETRQTRSAIDLRSDTVTQPTPEMRRAMAEAEVGDDVYGEDPTMNRLQDRAAQVFQKEAAIFVPSGTMGNQIAVKVHTHHGQEIICEERAHFINMESATVAAFSGCQPRPIYGENGALTWDQIKKKIAPPAYYRSQTGLIWLENSLSLAGGTVFPQAQADEICDRAHEMGLPVHLDGARIFNAATAVGKSVAEITGKFDSVMFCLSKGLCAPVGSMLVGSKAFIDKARVYRKALGGGMRQSGVLAAAGIIALEKMPARLKEDHDNARVLADGLAQIAGIKIDPKKSPTNILVFDITGTGMDTAEFSRRLAEKNVLAAGIDLEQMRFVTHNDITREDCLKTLEVVRAVCRK; the protein is encoded by the coding sequence ATGCCATCCAAACTCACCCAACCCGCACCCGCTGCTGCCGAAACCCGGCAAACAAGATCTGCCATTGATCTGCGCAGTGACACCGTCACTCAGCCGACGCCCGAGATGCGGCGCGCCATGGCGGAAGCCGAAGTCGGCGACGACGTTTACGGCGAAGATCCCACAATGAACCGCTTGCAGGATCGCGCGGCGCAGGTCTTTCAGAAAGAAGCCGCGATCTTTGTGCCCTCCGGCACCATGGGAAACCAGATCGCCGTGAAGGTGCACACGCATCACGGGCAGGAAATTATCTGCGAAGAGCGCGCGCACTTCATCAACATGGAGTCGGCCACGGTGGCGGCGTTTTCGGGATGCCAGCCGCGTCCTATCTACGGCGAAAACGGCGCGCTGACCTGGGACCAGATCAAGAAAAAGATCGCGCCCCCAGCTTACTATCGCTCACAGACCGGGCTGATCTGGCTGGAGAATTCGCTCAGCCTGGCCGGCGGCACCGTGTTTCCCCAGGCCCAGGCGGACGAGATATGTGACCGCGCGCACGAAATGGGCTTGCCCGTGCACCTGGATGGCGCGCGCATTTTCAACGCCGCCACCGCCGTGGGCAAATCCGTGGCGGAGATCACCGGCAAGTTTGATTCGGTGATGTTCTGCTTGTCCAAAGGCCTGTGCGCGCCCGTGGGTTCGATGCTGGTGGGCAGCAAGGCGTTCATTGACAAAGCTCGCGTGTATCGCAAGGCGCTGGGCGGAGGCATGCGGCAGTCGGGCGTGCTGGCCGCGGCGGGGATCATCGCGCTGGAGAAGATGCCGGCCCGACTGAAAGAAGACCACGACAACGCCCGCGTGCTGGCCGATGGCCTGGCGCAAATCGCGGGTATCAAGATTGATCCCAAGAAATCGCCAACCAACATTCTGGTTTTCGACATCACCGGCACGGGCATGGATACCGCTGAATTCAGCCGCCGGTTGGCGGAAAAGAACGTCCTGGCGGCGGGGATTGATCTGGAGCAGATGCGCTTTGTGACGCATAACGACATCACCCGCGAGGATTGTTTGAAGACGCTGGAAGTAGTGCGGGCCGTCTGCAGGAAATGA